A window of the Nocardia sp. NBC_01329 genome harbors these coding sequences:
- a CDS encoding MarR family winged helix-turn-helix transcriptional regulator, with protein MTAMAPVRAEPDLSFLLDRTSHVLRTRMAAALAEIGLTARMHCVLVHALEEERTQAQLAVIGDMDKTTMVVTVDALEKAGLAERRPSAADRRARIIAVTDAGRKVAERSQRIVDGVHGAALGSLPPAEREALLRVLRNLTEGYLAEAVEAPSAARRARR; from the coding sequence ATGACCGCAATGGCCCCTGTCCGCGCCGAACCGGACCTGTCGTTTCTGCTCGATCGCACCAGCCATGTCCTGCGTACCCGGATGGCGGCGGCGTTGGCGGAGATCGGGCTGACGGCCCGTATGCACTGTGTGCTCGTCCATGCCCTGGAGGAGGAGCGTACCCAGGCGCAACTCGCGGTCATCGGCGATATGGACAAGACCACGATGGTGGTCACCGTGGACGCGCTGGAGAAGGCCGGGCTGGCCGAACGGCGTCCTTCCGCGGCTGATCGCCGGGCTCGGATCATCGCCGTCACCGATGCGGGGCGCAAGGTCGCCGAGCGTAGTCAGCGGATCGTGGATGGTGTGCACGGCGCGGCGCTCGGATCGCTGCCGCCCGCCGAGCGGGAGGCGCTGCTGCGGGTGCTGCGAAATCTGACCGAGGGCTATCTCGCCGAGGCGGTGGAGGCGCCGTCCGCCGCGCGCCGCGCCAGGCGGTAG
- a CDS encoding DHA2 family efflux MFS transporter permease subunit, with amino-acid sequence MSYPARLALAVLSAATLMTVLDGSIVTVALPEIQRDLGFTAAGLSWTVNAYLIAFGGLLLLGGRLGDLVGRKTIFLIGNAIFTVASLLAGAATTPAMLIAARFLQGVGSASASAVALGILVTLFTENRQRKAAIGVFSFTGAAGAAIGQVLGGVLTDAFGWHWIFLINVPIGLATVALAIAVLPADRANGPARRADLPGAALVTGALMLGIYTVVEIEDHGWTSGHTLGLGAVSLALLAFFVLRQSRIDDPLLPLRIFRSRNVTGANLVQMLTVSAMFAFQVLLALYLQRVLGYGALETGLAMLPAAVTIGGVSLFVSARLIIRFGERAVLIAGLLLLAAAMVRLAWLPVHASYLPDLLPVMVLIAGFGLVLPALTALGMSGAEAGDAGLVSGLFNTTQQIGMALGVAVLTTVAAARTGALLDSATPTSEALTGGYRVAFAVAAALLVAALGVAVTVLRPVSTTALPTRADRPAAPVA; translated from the coding sequence ATGAGCTATCCCGCACGTCTCGCCCTCGCCGTATTGTCGGCCGCCACCCTGATGACCGTCCTCGACGGCAGCATCGTCACGGTTGCCCTCCCGGAAATCCAGCGGGACCTGGGATTCACCGCCGCCGGACTGAGCTGGACGGTCAATGCCTATCTGATCGCCTTCGGTGGGCTACTACTGTTGGGCGGCCGCCTGGGCGACCTCGTCGGCCGTAAAACGATCTTCCTGATCGGGAACGCGATATTCACCGTGGCATCGCTGCTCGCCGGTGCGGCCACCACTCCCGCGATGCTGATCGCGGCCCGCTTTCTCCAAGGAGTCGGGAGCGCCTCGGCATCCGCCGTCGCGCTGGGCATCCTGGTGACACTGTTCACCGAGAACCGGCAGCGCAAGGCAGCGATCGGTGTCTTCAGCTTCACCGGCGCCGCCGGTGCCGCGATCGGACAGGTCCTCGGCGGAGTACTGACCGACGCCTTCGGCTGGCACTGGATCTTCCTGATCAATGTGCCGATAGGCCTGGCCACGGTGGCTCTGGCGATCGCGGTGCTGCCGGCGGATCGGGCGAACGGTCCGGCCCGCCGGGCCGATCTGCCCGGTGCCGCGCTGGTCACCGGCGCACTGATGCTCGGTATCTACACGGTGGTCGAGATCGAAGACCACGGCTGGACTTCGGGCCACACCCTCGGGCTCGGAGCCGTATCTCTCGCGCTGCTGGCCTTTTTCGTCCTGCGGCAATCCCGGATCGATGACCCGCTGCTCCCGCTGCGGATCTTCCGCTCCCGCAATGTCACCGGGGCCAACCTGGTGCAGATGCTGACGGTTTCGGCGATGTTCGCCTTCCAGGTCCTGCTCGCGCTCTATCTGCAGCGTGTGCTCGGCTACGGAGCACTGGAGACCGGCCTGGCCATGCTGCCCGCCGCCGTCACGATCGGCGGGGTATCGCTGTTCGTCTCGGCCCGGCTCATCATCCGGTTCGGTGAACGCGCAGTGCTGATCGCGGGTCTGCTGCTCTTGGCAGCAGCCATGGTCCGGCTCGCATGGTTGCCGGTGCACGCCTCCTACCTTCCGGACCTGCTGCCGGTGATGGTGCTGATCGCCGGATTCGGGCTGGTCCTTCCGGCGCTCACCGCGCTGGGTATGTCCGGTGCCGAAGCCGGTGACGCGGGACTGGTCTCCGGGCTGTTCAACACCACCCAGCAGATCGGGATGGCGCTCGGTGTCGCGGTGCTGACCACTGTCGCCGCCGCCCGCACCGGTGCGCTGCTGGACTCCGCAACACCCACTTCCGAGGCACTGACCGGCGGGTACCGGGTGGCTTTCGCCGTCGCCGCCGCGCTACTGGTGGCCGCTCTCGGTGTCGCGGTCACCGTGCTGCGGCCCGTATCCACCACCGCTCTCCCGACTCGCGCGGATCGCCCGGCCGCTCCGGTCGCCTGA
- a CDS encoding PPOX class F420-dependent oxidoreductase: protein MTIELTDEARRLLDGKNFATVATIEPDGRPQTSVVWMDREGDAILFSSTTGRRKVRNLTRDPRIGLTVFDSANPYRSVDIQGTAELIEDPDKTLPVRLSQKYLGQNPPPEPENLRRFIVRVTPERITGFSVPDPAAHTAG from the coding sequence ATGACGATCGAACTGACCGACGAAGCGCGCCGTCTGCTGGACGGGAAGAACTTCGCCACGGTGGCGACCATCGAACCGGACGGCCGGCCCCAGACCTCGGTGGTCTGGATGGACCGGGAAGGCGACGCGATCCTGTTCTCCTCGACGACCGGTCGCCGCAAGGTCCGGAATCTGACCCGAGACCCCCGGATCGGGCTCACCGTCTTCGATTCCGCGAACCCCTATCGCTCCGTGGATATCCAGGGCACCGCCGAATTGATCGAGGACCCGGACAAGACGCTGCCGGTGCGACTCTCGCAGAAATACCTGGGCCAGAACCCGCCTCCCGAACCCGAGAATCTCCGCCGGTTCATCGTCCGCGTGACACCCGAACGGATCACCGGGTTCTCCGTACCGGATCCCGCCGCGCACACCGCGGGCTGA
- a CDS encoding SRPBCC family protein, giving the protein MSDSSTFVVERATTIAAPEPRIRALVDDFHHWRDWSPWEDADPDLHRAYSGPGSGVGARYDWTGNRKAGAGAMTITASEPGRVGIDLDFRKPFKNRNEVTFLLVPTGDTTEVTWRMTGRKNLFFTLFGFLFPMDRFIGPDFEKGLVRLKGRAEASA; this is encoded by the coding sequence ATGTCCGATTCGAGTACGTTCGTCGTCGAACGCGCGACCACTATCGCCGCTCCCGAACCCCGGATACGTGCACTCGTCGACGACTTCCATCATTGGCGTGACTGGTCGCCGTGGGAGGACGCCGATCCCGACCTGCACCGGGCCTACTCCGGTCCCGGTTCGGGAGTGGGTGCCCGCTACGACTGGACGGGCAACCGCAAGGCGGGTGCCGGGGCGATGACGATCACCGCGTCCGAGCCCGGGCGGGTCGGGATCGACCTGGACTTCCGCAAACCGTTCAAGAACCGGAACGAGGTGACATTCCTGCTGGTACCGACCGGCGACACCACCGAGGTGACCTGGCGGATGACCGGCCGCAAGAACCTGTTCTTCACACTGTTCGGCTTCCTGTTCCCCATGGACCGGTTCATCGGGCCCGACTTCGAGAAGGGTCTCGTGCGGTTGAAGGGCCGAGCCGAGGCATCCGCCTGA
- a CDS encoding alkyl/aryl-sulfatase, which produces MCYEPEPATAATARTNHDAAALYDLANRQDFGDVRRGLIAELPGNVVDDGGSIVFDAHALDWIGEDDPAPESVNPSLWRQSQLIALGGLYQVTDSVYQVRGNDIANLTVVEGDGGLIVIDCMAGVESARQGMSLIREHVSDKPVAAVIYTHTHIDHYGGVKGVVDPADVASGKVPIIAPGHQFDKYAIGENVIAGNAMARRSFYAFGGLLDLDARGHLTCGIGIISTAGPLISYISPTDLITETGTKREIAGVEFEFLYAPDTEAPEEMHIWIPQFKALTCAENANHSLHNIQTLRGARTRDARNFARYLDETLERWGGEAEVHYGPHTWPVWGNDRLTAFLESQRDTYKYIHDQALRLANKGYTPLEAAEVIELPEELRRDWANRGYHGTLHHDVRAVFTKELGMWDGDPVSLHPHPPVESARRFVEFAGADAILAEGKRAVAAADYRWAAQILHALVFADPENTEARELQADSYEQMGYQAEGPQWRGVFLSAAKELRLGVQPAPYVTASEDSVLAMPIDILFDFVAVHIVGDRADGVDITIALDFTDLGEQWTMWVRRGVLNARRGSTPEPRLTVTGSKKALTGMLLKPAMAEELAASGVVRLAGDHAALTDLAAILDDFDPAFPIVTP; this is translated from the coding sequence ATGTGCTATGAACCCGAACCTGCGACAGCGGCGACGGCCCGGACCAACCACGATGCGGCCGCCCTCTACGATCTGGCGAACCGGCAGGATTTCGGCGATGTGCGCCGGGGACTGATCGCCGAACTCCCGGGCAATGTCGTGGACGACGGGGGATCGATCGTATTCGACGCGCACGCGCTCGACTGGATCGGCGAGGACGATCCGGCACCCGAATCGGTGAATCCGAGTCTGTGGCGGCAGAGTCAGCTGATCGCCCTCGGCGGGCTCTACCAGGTCACCGACAGCGTCTACCAGGTGCGCGGCAACGATATCGCCAACCTCACCGTGGTGGAGGGCGACGGCGGGTTGATCGTCATCGACTGTATGGCGGGCGTGGAGTCGGCTCGGCAAGGGATGAGCCTGATCCGGGAACATGTCAGCGATAAACCGGTGGCCGCGGTGATCTACACACATACCCATATCGACCACTACGGCGGTGTGAAAGGTGTCGTCGATCCCGCGGACGTCGCTTCGGGAAAGGTGCCGATCATCGCGCCGGGACATCAATTCGACAAATACGCCATCGGTGAGAACGTCATCGCCGGTAATGCCATGGCCCGGCGTAGCTTCTATGCCTTCGGCGGCCTACTCGACCTCGACGCGCGCGGCCACCTCACCTGCGGGATCGGCATCATCAGCACCGCGGGTCCGCTGATCTCTTATATCTCGCCCACCGATCTGATCACCGAGACGGGTACGAAACGCGAGATCGCGGGGGTGGAATTCGAATTCCTGTACGCGCCCGATACCGAGGCGCCGGAGGAGATGCATATCTGGATCCCGCAGTTCAAGGCGCTCACCTGTGCGGAGAACGCCAACCACTCACTGCACAACATTCAGACCCTGCGCGGCGCGCGCACCCGCGACGCCCGGAATTTCGCCCGCTATCTCGACGAGACCCTGGAACGCTGGGGCGGCGAAGCCGAGGTGCACTACGGCCCGCACACCTGGCCGGTCTGGGGTAACGACCGGCTCACCGCCTTTCTCGAATCCCAGCGCGACACCTACAAATACATCCACGACCAGGCCTTACGGCTGGCCAACAAGGGTTACACACCGCTCGAGGCCGCCGAGGTGATCGAACTACCGGAGGAATTACGCCGCGACTGGGCCAACCGCGGTTACCACGGCACCCTGCACCACGATGTGCGCGCGGTGTTCACCAAGGAACTGGGTATGTGGGACGGCGACCCGGTCTCGTTGCATCCGCACCCACCGGTCGAATCGGCGCGCCGTTTCGTCGAATTCGCCGGGGCCGACGCGATCCTGGCCGAGGGCAAGCGCGCCGTCGCGGCGGCCGACTACCGCTGGGCCGCACAGATCCTGCACGCGCTGGTCTTCGCCGACCCCGAGAACACCGAGGCCCGCGAACTCCAGGCCGACTCTTACGAACAGATGGGGTACCAGGCCGAGGGCCCGCAATGGCGTGGAGTGTTCCTCAGCGCCGCGAAGGAACTGCGGCTCGGGGTGCAGCCGGCACCGTACGTCACCGCCAGCGAGGATTCCGTCCTCGCCATGCCGATCGATATCCTCTTCGACTTCGTCGCGGTGCACATCGTCGGGGATCGGGCCGACGGGGTCGATATCACCATCGCTCTCGACTTCACCGATCTCGGAGAACAGTGGACCATGTGGGTACGCCGCGGCGTGCTCAACGCCCGGCGCGGAAGCACGCCGGAACCCCGTCTCACGGTGACCGGTTCGAAGAAGGCACTCACCGGGATGCTACTGAAACCGGCGATGGCCGAAGAATTGGCGGCCTCGGGTGTGGTCCGGCTCGCGGGCGATCACGCGGCGCTGACCGATCTGGCCGCGATACTCGACGATTTCGATCCCGCCTTCCCGATCGTCACCCCATGA
- a CDS encoding CPBP family intramembrane glutamic endopeptidase: MTEERPLPETAHDSASPVDFPYYNGRPVPISGGRWWAVMAACVAGFVFLVLPIPWGTAGRIVPAVVFFALPLAALAYVVPGNWKAIFGRVRGREIRIMLGIGVLNVLVTFAIGLLVHAFFDVDPNPAVEGLRDTGAVERIVFFLCTVPQLFGEELVTVLPLLALLYAGTHRFGWSRRTALVVAWVVTAVIFALLHLPTYDWNIVQCLLIIGPARLILSTAYLWTKNIWVSTGAHIVNDWILFGLALLVAGSGAAALA; encoded by the coding sequence ATGACCGAGGAGCGACCATTGCCCGAGACCGCCCACGATAGCGCTTCGCCGGTGGACTTCCCGTACTACAACGGCCGCCCGGTACCGATCAGCGGCGGCCGGTGGTGGGCGGTGATGGCGGCGTGCGTCGCGGGTTTCGTCTTCCTGGTGCTGCCGATCCCGTGGGGAACGGCCGGCCGGATCGTCCCCGCCGTCGTGTTCTTCGCCCTGCCGCTGGCGGCGCTCGCTTATGTGGTGCCCGGGAACTGGAAGGCGATCTTCGGCCGGGTACGGGGCCGCGAGATACGGATCATGCTGGGCATCGGGGTGCTGAACGTGCTGGTCACTTTCGCCATCGGCCTGCTCGTGCACGCATTCTTCGATGTCGATCCCAACCCCGCCGTCGAGGGGTTGCGCGATACCGGCGCGGTCGAACGGATCGTGTTCTTCCTCTGCACTGTGCCGCAACTGTTCGGGGAGGAACTCGTCACCGTCCTGCCGCTGCTGGCACTCCTGTACGCGGGCACCCATCGGTTCGGCTGGTCGCGGCGTACCGCGCTCGTTGTCGCCTGGGTGGTTACGGCGGTGATATTCGCACTGCTGCATCTGCCGACCTACGACTGGAATATCGTTCAATGCCTGCTCATCATCGGGCCGGCCCGATTGATCCTTTCGACGGCCTACCTGTGGACGAAGAACATCTGGGTCAGCACCGGCGCCCATATCGTCAACGACTGGATCCTGTTCGGGCTCGCGCTACTGGTGGCCGGTTCCGGTGCGGCCGCCCTGGCTTGA
- a CDS encoding NAD(P)H-dependent flavin oxidoreductase translates to MVFEFGDLAVPIVAAPMAGGPSTPELVAGVAEAGGLGFLAAGYKTPEAVALQIREVRERTDAAFGVNLFVPQRNSYDGAAVERYRTRLGGTARRYGIEVPAVREFDDDRFAEKVDLVIDQRVPVVSLTFGLPPVETVRRLRAAGSAVIATVTGPDEARAAVEAGVDALCLQGPEGGGHRGTFEVEDEPGTTPLIDLLDEIMVWCPLPVVAAGGISDGARIVEVLAHGAVAAQLGTAFLRSAESGAKTAHKDALADARFTETIVTRVFSGRPARGLANEFIAEYGTAPAAYPQIHHLTSPIRAAAAEKYIAGDMALWAGTGFREASADSAPTILRRLWEEALVSGAARG, encoded by the coding sequence ATGGTGTTCGAATTCGGAGATCTCGCTGTGCCGATCGTGGCGGCGCCGATGGCGGGTGGCCCCTCGACGCCGGAGCTGGTGGCCGGTGTCGCGGAGGCCGGCGGTCTGGGATTCCTCGCGGCCGGGTACAAGACTCCCGAGGCGGTAGCGCTGCAGATACGCGAGGTCCGCGAACGTACCGATGCGGCATTCGGTGTGAATCTCTTCGTGCCGCAGCGTAATTCGTACGATGGCGCGGCGGTGGAACGGTACCGGACGAGGCTCGGGGGAACCGCGCGGCGGTACGGGATCGAAGTACCCGCGGTCCGGGAATTCGACGACGACCGGTTCGCCGAGAAGGTGGATCTGGTGATCGATCAGCGGGTGCCGGTGGTCTCGCTGACCTTCGGGCTGCCGCCGGTGGAAACCGTGCGACGGTTGCGTGCCGCGGGGTCGGCGGTGATCGCGACTGTGACCGGCCCGGACGAGGCGCGAGCCGCGGTGGAGGCGGGAGTCGACGCGTTGTGTCTACAGGGGCCCGAAGGCGGTGGCCACCGGGGGACATTCGAGGTCGAGGACGAGCCGGGTACGACACCGCTGATCGATCTCCTCGACGAGATCATGGTGTGGTGCCCGTTGCCCGTGGTCGCCGCGGGCGGGATCTCCGACGGGGCGCGCATCGTCGAGGTACTCGCACACGGGGCGGTTGCTGCCCAACTCGGTACCGCGTTCCTGCGCAGTGCCGAATCCGGGGCGAAAACGGCGCACAAGGACGCGCTCGCCGATGCCCGGTTCACCGAGACGATCGTGACACGAGTGTTCTCCGGCCGACCGGCCCGCGGGCTGGCCAATGAATTCATCGCCGAATACGGCACGGCGCCGGCCGCGTATCCGCAGATCCATCATCTGACCAGTCCGATCCGGGCGGCCGCGGCCGAGAAATACATCGCCGGAGATATGGCTCTGTGGGCGGGTACGGGGTTCCGGGAGGCATCGGCGGATTCGGCGCCGACGATCCTGCGGCGGCTCTGGGAGGAGGCGCTGGTTTCCGGAGCAGCGCGCGGCTGA
- a CDS encoding maleylpyruvate isomerase family mycothiol-dependent enzyme, whose product MENVWPTVRSERTALIADLEGLTGEQWATPSLCSGWTVHDVLAHIVATAKTSVPVFCWQFARARFDFDRFTENGVERERAATPAETLDRLRAVLDRTVTPPAPRDSRLVEMIVHGEDIRRPLGITREYPVQATADALRLQLRTSASFGGGKELAAGLTLAAEDAEFTSGSGPQVRGPLLSLLLVFSARAVAVADLHGDGLDTLRRRLESGAS is encoded by the coding sequence GTGGAGAACGTGTGGCCGACCGTCCGGTCCGAGCGGACGGCGCTCATAGCGGATCTCGAAGGACTCACCGGTGAACAGTGGGCGACTCCCTCCTTGTGCTCCGGGTGGACCGTGCACGACGTACTCGCGCATATCGTGGCCACCGCGAAAACGTCGGTACCCGTTTTCTGCTGGCAATTCGCGCGGGCGCGATTCGATTTCGACCGGTTCACCGAGAACGGCGTCGAACGGGAACGCGCCGCGACCCCCGCCGAGACGCTGGACCGGTTACGGGCGGTACTGGATCGAACGGTCACACCGCCCGCTCCGCGTGACAGCAGGCTGGTCGAGATGATCGTGCACGGGGAGGACATCCGGCGGCCACTGGGGATCACTCGTGAGTACCCGGTGCAGGCCACCGCCGACGCATTGCGGCTGCAGTTGCGAACCTCGGCGAGTTTCGGCGGTGGCAAGGAACTCGCCGCCGGGCTCACCTTGGCGGCCGAGGACGCGGAGTTCACCTCGGGGTCGGGGCCGCAGGTGCGCGGCCCGCTGCTGTCGCTGCTGCTGGTGTTCTCGGCGCGGGCGGTCGCGGTCGCCGACCTGCACGGAGACGGTCTGGATACGCTGCGTCGGCGGCTGGAGTCCGGCGCCTCCTGA
- a CDS encoding sigma 54-interacting transcriptional regulator has translation MTVPTDLPTTAGALRAAGYAPRSVKAEIRENLLARLASGDDPWPGIVGFDRTVLPQLERALLAGHDVVLLGERGQGKTRLLRTVVELLDEWTPVIEGAELGEHPLEPISPQGRRRAAESGDDLPVAWRHRSQRYAEKLATPDTSVGDLIGDVDPVKVAEGRSLGDPETIHFGLVPRAHRGIVAVNELPDLAERIQVALLNVMEERDIQVRGYTLRLPLDVLLVATANPEDYTNRGRIITPLKDRFGAEIRTHYPLTVEAEMALVRQEAELVAEVGDPLIEVLARFVRRLRESPAIDQRSGVSARFAVAAAETVAAAALRRAALTGEDPAVARPVDLESVPAVLRGKLEFESGEEGREQEHLTHMLRRAVADTARDRLGGLDLRPLADAVDEGHLVTTGERVPGTQVLSALPELPVLHEVALRLGVVAGDPPQRIAAAVEFALESLYLARQVAKDSDDEGSAVYGG, from the coding sequence GTGACTGTGCCAACAGACCTGCCCACCACCGCGGGCGCGTTGCGGGCGGCCGGGTACGCGCCGCGAAGTGTCAAGGCCGAGATCCGGGAAAATCTGCTGGCCCGGCTGGCGTCGGGAGACGATCCGTGGCCCGGGATCGTCGGGTTCGACCGGACCGTGCTGCCCCAGCTGGAGCGCGCGTTGCTGGCGGGTCACGATGTGGTGCTGCTGGGTGAGCGCGGGCAGGGTAAGACTCGCCTTCTGCGGACCGTCGTCGAATTGCTCGACGAATGGACCCCGGTCATCGAGGGCGCGGAACTGGGTGAACATCCGCTGGAACCGATCAGTCCGCAGGGGCGGCGCCGGGCCGCCGAGTCGGGCGACGATCTGCCGGTGGCGTGGCGGCACCGTTCGCAGCGCTATGCCGAGAAACTCGCGACCCCGGATACCTCGGTGGGTGATCTCATCGGCGATGTGGACCCGGTGAAGGTCGCCGAGGGCCGCAGCCTGGGTGATCCCGAGACCATCCACTTCGGGCTGGTGCCGCGTGCGCACCGGGGGATCGTGGCCGTCAACGAACTGCCCGACCTCGCCGAACGGATCCAGGTCGCGCTGCTGAATGTCATGGAGGAGCGCGATATCCAGGTGCGCGGCTACACCCTGCGGCTGCCGCTGGATGTGCTGCTGGTGGCGACCGCGAACCCCGAGGACTACACCAACCGCGGCCGGATCATCACGCCGCTCAAGGACCGCTTCGGCGCCGAGATCCGCACGCATTACCCACTGACCGTCGAAGCGGAGATGGCGCTGGTGCGGCAGGAGGCCGAACTGGTCGCCGAGGTGGGTGATCCGTTGATCGAGGTGCTGGCCCGCTTCGTGCGGCGGTTGCGGGAATCTCCCGCCATCGACCAGCGCTCCGGTGTATCGGCCCGCTTCGCGGTGGCGGCCGCCGAGACCGTGGCCGCCGCGGCGCTGCGACGGGCCGCGCTGACCGGGGAGGACCCGGCGGTGGCCCGGCCGGTGGATCTGGAATCGGTGCCGGCGGTACTGCGTGGGAAACTGGAATTCGAATCCGGTGAGGAGGGCCGCGAACAGGAGCATCTCACCCATATGCTGCGGCGGGCCGTCGCCGATACCGCCCGGGACCGGCTCGGCGGACTGGATCTACGGCCGCTGGCCGACGCGGTGGACGAGGGGCATCTGGTGACGACGGGCGAACGGGTGCCGGGTACTCAGGTCCTGTCCGCGCTGCCGGAACTGCCGGTGCTGCACGAAGTGGCATTGCGGCTGGGTGTGGTGGCGGGTGATCCGCCGCAGCGGATCGCCGCGGCGGTCGAATTCGCCCTGGAGTCCCTGTATCTGGCGCGGCAGGTGGCCAAGGATTCCGACGACGAGGGCAGTGCGGTGTACGGCGGGTGA
- a CDS encoding vWA domain-containing protein — protein MTASDRYSYGPYHEGPDPLAPPLDLREALSEIGREVMEGSSPRSALEELLRRGTSGMPGLEEITRRLWERRAEISRSHRLDGTLQQVRELLDRALEAERRALFPDPSDDARFAEMRLDALPSSTAGAVNELGEYPWRSETGRENYQKIRDLLGEELLESRFQGMKQALRSTTPQDVERVRQMMSDLNDLLAAHARGEDTEARFAEFMAEHGKFFPENPHDTEELIDTLAARAAAAQRMMNSMSAQQRAELNELVGQAFGDPRIAQQITDLDAKLRDLRPGQDWESARRFRGDDPLGMGEAVAAMQDLGELDELAAQLAQSYPGARLEDIDLEMLERQIGADARVDAARLAELERELRRQGLFEQAPDGSLRLTPKALRRLGEVALRDIVGKLRSRTGRRETALAGAAGEPTGASRPWQFGDTEPWDVSRTVRNAVLRSASTGSPSVTLDVADVEIAETEQRSRAVVALCVDTSWSMVQDGRWVPMKRTALALQHLISTRFRSDALELITFGRHAGTVDITELTGLEPVWEQGTNLHHALLLAERHLRRHPDAVPVVLVVTDGEPTAHLDPDGTAYFNWPPDRRTLAVTMTQVDSLARLGASISVFMLGEEPRLAAFVDLLARRSGGRVVAPDLDGLGAAVVSDYLRGRRR, from the coding sequence ATGACAGCGTCCGACCGATACTCCTACGGGCCCTATCACGAAGGGCCCGATCCGCTGGCGCCCCCGCTCGATCTGCGGGAGGCGCTGTCGGAGATCGGGCGTGAGGTGATGGAAGGTTCCTCGCCGCGTTCGGCGCTCGAGGAACTGTTGCGGCGCGGGACATCCGGGATGCCCGGGCTGGAGGAGATCACGCGCCGTCTCTGGGAGCGGCGGGCCGAGATCTCGCGGTCCCACCGCCTGGACGGCACCCTGCAGCAGGTACGAGAACTGCTGGATCGGGCGCTCGAGGCCGAGCGGCGTGCGCTGTTCCCGGACCCCTCCGACGATGCCCGTTTCGCCGAAATGCGATTGGACGCATTGCCGTCGAGTACTGCGGGCGCGGTGAACGAGCTCGGCGAATACCCCTGGCGTTCGGAGACCGGCCGGGAGAATTACCAGAAGATCCGCGACCTGCTCGGCGAGGAATTGCTGGAATCCCGTTTCCAGGGGATGAAGCAGGCGCTGCGGAGCACGACACCACAGGATGTGGAGCGGGTCCGGCAGATGATGTCGGACCTCAACGATCTGCTCGCCGCCCATGCCCGTGGCGAGGACACCGAAGCGCGGTTCGCCGAGTTCATGGCCGAACACGGGAAGTTCTTCCCGGAGAATCCGCACGATACCGAGGAATTGATCGATACGCTCGCCGCGCGTGCCGCGGCGGCGCAACGGATGATGAATTCGATGTCGGCGCAGCAGCGGGCGGAACTGAACGAGCTCGTCGGGCAGGCGTTCGGGGATCCGCGGATAGCGCAGCAGATCACCGACCTCGACGCGAAGCTGCGGGACCTGCGCCCCGGCCAGGATTGGGAGTCGGCGCGGCGTTTCCGCGGTGACGATCCGCTGGGTATGGGCGAGGCCGTGGCAGCCATGCAGGATCTCGGCGAACTCGACGAACTCGCCGCCCAGCTCGCCCAGTCCTATCCCGGTGCGCGGCTGGAGGACATCGACCTGGAGATGCTGGAGCGCCAGATCGGCGCCGACGCCCGGGTGGATGCGGCCCGGCTGGCCGAACTGGAACGGGAACTGCGGCGGCAGGGCCTGTTCGAGCAGGCTCCGGACGGTTCCCTGCGATTGACTCCGAAGGCGCTGCGGCGGCTCGGGGAGGTCGCGCTCCGCGATATCGTCGGGAAACTGCGTAGCCGCACGGGCCGGCGTGAAACAGCGCTGGCGGGAGCGGCGGGGGAGCCTACCGGTGCGAGCCGGCCGTGGCAGTTCGGCGATACCGAGCCCTGGGATGTGTCGCGTACGGTACGCAACGCGGTCCTGCGTTCGGCTTCCACCGGGAGCCCGTCGGTGACCCTGGATGTCGCGGATGTGGAGATCGCCGAGACCGAACAGCGGTCCCGTGCGGTGGTCGCCCTGTGCGTCGACACCTCGTGGTCGATGGTGCAGGACGGGCGCTGGGTGCCGATGAAACGGACTGCGCTGGCCCTACAGCATCTGATCAGTACCCGGTTCCGGTCCGACGCCCTCGAACTGATCACCTTCGGGCGGCACGCCGGGACGGTGGACATCACGGAACTGACCGGGCTGGAACCGGTGTGGGAGCAGGGGACGAATCTGCACCACGCGCTACTGCTGGCCGAACGGCATCTGCGGCGGCATCCGGACGCTGTCCCGGTCGTGCTCGTCGTCACCGACGGTGAGCCGACCGCGCATCTGGACCCGGACGGTACGGCCTACTTCAACTGGCCGCCGGATCGCCGGACCCTGGCCGTGACCATGACCCAGGTGGATTCGCTGGCCCGGCTGGGGGCCTCGATCTCGGTGTTCATGCTGGGAGAGGAACCGCGCCTGGCCGCGTTCGTCGATCTGCTGGCCCGCCGCAGCGGCGGACGAGTGGTGGCACCCGATCTGGACGGGCTCGGTGCCGCGGTGGTCAGCGACTATCTGCGGGGCCGGCGGCGTTGA